tatcgattaatgttgaacaattttttaaatttacataatttttttttgtcaaattaaaaaaaaaatctctgccttaaaagtaaaatatgtgaCAGGTAGGTTTTCGTTGTTGAAGTCATCGACATCAATGATTAGGTTCCCAGCTCCAACCAACAATGTAACTTTAAATTGATGATCGAATCTTTTCTAGTAACACAAAATCAGTTATACGATTTCATAAGCCAAGGCACATGTTATTTAACCATTTGGAAGAGATGCAGGATTTAGATTTGATCCTAGCTACAAATTATCCAACTTTCCGAATATaggtacaaatattaataagattggTACATTCAGtgacaacaatattaaaaaactatttttctgcataaattcacaaaatataCCTACTCTAAGCGaacgtaattaattttaatagtcgttacaatattttctaaaaagttacatcatattattacaaatgtatgTGTAGGTTTTGCGAATGGATACGCCGAGCCGTCGTTCGGCCGCTCGGCGTTGTCAGGCGAAAGAACTAGACATGCATGGGCTACGAGAAGGTCTGCAATGTTATACTTATCTACATAGTGTTTATTTTTggttctttttcttttaaaaattctaaattttaggTTTATACGTGCTTACAGCCACGCTAGTTCTTTCTATCCGAGTATCGGTGTATAGCTATTAATATTGCCACTTCTAAATCACGGCACTGCGTAGCAAAtacaattactataaattaaaacaacactaaacgactcatttttaataaatactcatttaaaACCCGCGATATCTGTCAATATTTTTGTCCGCTTTCCATGTTGTGTGTATAATACCATAATTGGGTTGTTTCCAATACGATTAAATACGTGTAgcaaaaactactaaattaattaacaatttaaaaattcataaatataatatatattttcattcgtccattaaatattttagacgaTCGAATAGCGGCTCAACTAAgataatctaaataattaaaatgattagtaGATCATTTTGAAATTTCTATCGTATTTTacaactaataattaattaacaattaataattttagtcctaattaattaaactttgaaaCTTTAGATATATCTGAACGCCTATAcagtgatatatattatatatatgaaatacgaactatataaatatgttaatttataatataaatataaaggttacaattttatttttctcaaacGGTCTTTGATTCGGTGTCAAAGTCCGTTTAACGTAATCATTAGTTGATGGTAAGgcaaaattctatttatttaacaaaagaaataaacagaatgaatcatataatatcatgcgtaattatttgaaatagacTATTATTCCAAagttcatttcaaatattaaataaaaagatcaCTTGAAGTAAGCTGATCTGGGTAGCTACCATCccaatacatattttaagacGAAACAGCAACAGTGAGTACTTTTCTGTAACAGTAACTTCTCTCACATcagacataacatgttagtttccaatgttggtgattcattggctatgtaaggaatggttaacaggTCGATTTTATTTGACCGACGGATATATTTCATatgttaatattactataaatacgttttagattaataaaaaaagcggAAACAACCCAATTGATGACAAAAATTTGATCaagatcttattatttattaataaggagGATTAGGTTAcacctattttatttacacagcCATTTAATACGTAAATGCTCCCATGACCTGATAACcaagagaaatatttaatacacactCGAAATTTTAGTacgttttttacaaatattatgggTAACAAGAagttaaagtgaaaaaaaaatggttattcaacttttatctgtttatttataagcttttatAATTAGGCACTACGTCGTTTAAGCTCATATCAGTACTATTTTGTCAACCTGTCCATGCACAACTCGCGTACTACACGTGTCAAAAATtgaatctatttatttacaatcaGTAACAAAAGATGACCTCAAAGACTTAGTTCTTTGATCGTTTGAATTGTggggtcaaataaaaaaaaaaactatgaatgaATAACTCGAATCCGAAAAACGAACTATGACGTACTCGTATTGTTATGGAACTATAATATAACCAAGAGTTTTAAGTCTTACTTTTGATTcggtaaaaatatatcataattcttCGGTGTTGAAACTAACAATACTTACGCTAAGTAAATTGATAAAAGATAATTTGAACCTTAGTCGACGTACATCATTTAAATCTATTGGTATACAATCAAAAGCTGacttaattctaaaataatacaatcaatatatcaataattatttttggtacAAATACATCAAATGCACCCTCTCTCAAATGACATATACTACCACCCTCTGTGGCTAAGAACACATATCCACGCACTcaactatattttatgatattaatttaaacaaaatattatagtaaatactaaaattcaaataatttataaactgcCAAGCATAGGAACTAAACACAAGCTTTGCTCGTGGAATCGGTTTATCTCATCTAAATTACTCGTTGCCACTTAATAATGTATAGTTCACGCAGATCACAATTCTTCTACAGTAACAACGCGGAATGTCATTTACTTCACATAAATAACCAGGACTGATGTACAAACTATGATATTGTAAACACAAAATACACATAGTCACACGAACTAGTCATCAATAGACGGCGGCGATATGACCACCGCAAACGAAGCGGCTGTGCCGGCACCGGTTGACGATCACGCACTTAAAGTTCGAATTCGGAGCGTGTGTGGCGGCGGTGGTCGAGGCGCACGCGAGCCCCCGATCGGCGTACACACACTGGTACTCCACGCGTCATCGGGGGCTCCACCTCAAAGCCATCTGCCGGAAAGGAGCGCCATCGACGCCCGAACAACCGCTCCAAGTAACATCTTAGTCAGATTCGAGTTGCTGCACTGTCAGCTGCCAGAGGTCGGTACTCTCCTCGCGCCAGCTCGCGCATCTCGCAATTATTGTTACCGTTAACAGTTTTTGGCCCGAGGGGCTCGTCGTGTAAGCTACGTCGTGAGCATGGTTCTGAAGCTCGTCCGAGAAGAGCCTCCCTTTCTCCCGCCCGTTCTGGACTCCCACCGTGAGTGCGGACTCCTCCGTTAGCATTTACAGCATTAACTACAACGGTCTGTGACAATGGCCCTCCATGCATTGGACTTCCTTCTAGAAGCTCACCTGCGCCTTCACTTCgtaatattctaattttttgTATCATCTCTTTAATTTCGTAGCGTAATATTCCAAGGAAgcacaattttaaaaatgctaTAACGCAATACCCTAAAACAAATAACGCATCCGCAGTTCTTCGTAACCAAGATAGTAACCGTTCAGCACAAGCAGCCGTGTGCGGCACACAGTGAACTGGTGTGAATGGCACAGGTGACGTAGCGGAGGTCGCAGCTAATGTGGCGGGCGTCACGGCAGGTGTGTGGGCCGGTATTCGACAGCAACTGGGTGGTAATGTAGTCCGATTAAACGCTGTAAAGTCTGCCGGACCGGTTACTCCGCAGCAGCGCTGTTCTCTCTGTAATCGGTCCCAAGCCTCTGCAAAATCGCCGTCTAAGTCGTAGTCCTTTGCTAACCGTATACGTAGTTGTGGTCGTAATTCTCGACAAACGCGCTCGAATCGGAATGCCCAATAGACACCAATCGCTGCGTCACCAACGAGTAGCGCTAGCAATGCAAGCCAATAGGCGTTGAGCATACGTTCTGAGAGGCGCAATGCGGCCAAGCAACCCAAAAGTTGCAAAAGACCAGCCTGGGCAGGCAAAGCTGCGTAGCCGTAGAGAAAACCGGGTTGAGCAGCGCCTAGACCAGGAACTAGAGCGCGACGATAGTCCGCGAGTGCGCGGCCCGCTGCTGCACAAAACGCAAGCGCCCCTAGCAGCAGTGCCCCGTTGCACGCGTAAATCCAGATGCGGTAATAGCGCATTGCGCGATGCGCGGCGGGGTAGTGCGCGgggcgcgcgggcggcggcagCGTCATGGTGGCGGGCGCCGCGTCAtggcgccgcccgcgcccgcgccgccgccacGCGCCGCGCCCCACGCCTCTGCAACACAACACATGAATTGAAGCGTGCATTAATAAAGACTTTgatgtttttactttaaaactcgTTCGTtatatcaaaagaaaataaactctCAGAAACCTATTATCTGAAAACTAAAGATATATAATCCTCTAAACCCATTAAATCCATTAGCTCCTGCATAGAAATGCGGTAGAGCTATCTCATTGACTATAATTAATTGATGTATACTTTGTAGGATCTTCCTAACCTACTTGAAACATGATAAATAGTCCTAACGAGATTATATTTAGTCTTAAGTATTTATAGCAGTAATTTACCAatgtacttattaaataaaaaacgatattaAAACTGTAAATACTTTTCGagttaataaaatcgtaaaaaaatatatatatatctcacaCTATGAACTTTTTTGAGGAAATTGTTATCCGTCAATAAACGGATAGTACATACTTACAGGAACTATTGACTAAATGAGGTTAATACGCCGTATATGTATAAAAGCATACAAAACAAGTTTTAGTTTCGTACAATATAGTAAGATTTTATCATAAGATATTCATGTAATTGTTATCTTACAATCCGCCACCCGTGCCTTGAGCTCGAAGCCTGGCTAGTCACAGAAGGGGCCGCGAAAGCCTCTGCAGAGCACCTACCAGTCCCGTACGAGGCCTGAAACAAatactatctattaaaattatagtttattttatttaacttcccAACAAAATATTACCTTATAATCTTCACCAAATTAGTGTCTAAaagcacaattataaaaaatgtaagcatTGCGTCGGAATAAATTATccttttaataaacaataataacagtaaGTCAGAACAGAAgatctacaatatatataaacagtcaAATTAAATTGTGACCAAgcggtaaaaaatatataccaaagtcattataattataacgtatACGTCATATCGACGGGATTCGGGAAGTTGTTAAAAATTTcatacattgtatttaattataaaaactaattataaaaacgtatgtatatatatatgtacatgtattataattagtaaaaataagtttaaaaaataaaacccgacttatttaaaaatcgagCTCTGAAGTGCACAAAACAAGAAGATAATGTTATCTACAAACTATTCGATAAATTTTTTCAAGTAACAAGTACACAACTTAGccattaattttagtttaagacAAAGAGTATACCGTAGTTGTATGCCACCTTgaaatactaaaaatgtattgttgtgCAAATAACCCTTAGAAGTGATGCGAGAATAGATGAAGACTCATACATACcggttttactattttttaaatttatatatctttcatagTCGCCCAAAAATGTACAGAGAATTATTTAACTcttcaaagtaatattttagaacaaaaaatatccaattaaatcaattatgtcATGTCTCTTATACATGACAGAAATAACAATGACAGACACAGAAGtcgttttaattcaaataaaagatacttttaatataaatatgctaGTAGTTGCGTTAAACTCACACAAACAAAGAGCGGATAGTGTGTCTAATATATCATAGATGTAATACATCGGTGACTTGTTTCCTTTTTATacacatacaaatttaaattcaaatgatatTAGCTATATATCTATTAAGAATATATCACCTATTTCAATAACCCTTATTAGAATTTGATATACTACTCGACAATACGATAATTATAGTCAACATTAATCtatctttactaaaaaaataaatacacgctTCTCTTCTCTCACGCAATGCTTATACCCTTGGCATTTGATCTTTTTGATcttttgatctttttgacagacggggagatgagaaacagaaaatataacatatataacagtcgatggaacgatggaatgcgtaattaaaatttgaattaaatttttttttacttatttttctaaaaaaagttatacagagaccccaaccactaggcaaagagaccccaaccaaaaggacccccgtacTTAACAATAActgttactgcctgttattcgcgtccctaccgtccgaccatGTGTGTCATGTCACAAGCGTCttttcattatttctttttaaattttactttgaagcaataatatacaatagaaaaagtcttaaaattatcggataacgcttgaagctttaggaacttttgtattatatgtattttttttaacaatttttaaaatcattaaattaagaaaataatatgttcgtcattgcaaagttatgtcgatcagaaaaattgaCATCTGTCAAAAATATCAAGCTATCGTGTACAGGGTATAACTGTAAATACTATTAATCCAATATACGTAAAACTTACCAGAGGATTTAGCGCGTTTCGGACAAGgttttactatattaaaatactgtatTATAATCTGCGCCCAGTTTCAGTTACACTGAATCAAAACTATCGAaatgacaagcgtgaatttcagATTATTAACAAAATGCAAACCgcccattttatatttataaattttattatattgattttaaaatgaatttaatttgagaATTATGCCTATTCACCATACtaaacactaattaataaattaagtatatgaatCAAAAATCTTGATTGAATCTGAATTTGCTTGTCGGATTACCATAAGAAATATCCACTGGATCATCACGGCTATCGTTTAttgcgaaaatattttaaatataattaacatattatacaaacaaaaatatattgcgtAATACTCTTGTAGATAGCAATAGTTTGCTCTGAATCTCTGCTAGTTAACACGTCGCCGTCTCCATTGCGGACGTCGCGTCGGGGCGATCAAGATTCAAGATAGTTAGCGCTGCCAATGGGATATTGAAAACGGGCGACAACGTCTCAAGCAACCGTTTATCGCGAATTGTATCGAACTTGTGTGCTTCCATGTAAATCTGTTTCGATAACGGTTTCTGTTGGTACCGATAAAATAACGTTCGtaaaactaaattgaaaatttgaagCAATATAAAGGATTTTTTGAGTAGTTTACAAGTTTACTTATAAAATCCATAACCGAATTTATGAACTCATCTAGTTTAGGTCGTTTTATATAACTGCtttgttggtctagtggctcgCTTATAAGTGTTCCGGATCGgaccaataaaattttattgggaTTTTTCTGTCAAGGAAATGGAGCTCGGAGTTGGGAAGTTGTTGAATTGTTTACACTCCACTCCCTCAGAATGCCGCGTCGTTTTGACGTTCCATTCGTCACGATCATCGATATATTGATTATACATAGAGTACTCAATAGTCGTATTTTCTGAAGGAAcagtcatttttaattgaaattaaattaaaaacattactaaTAACCATACcctcacaaaaataattacgaaatatttttttacaacttgTCTTTCTCCTTATTTGAAACGTTAGttaacaaagtaaataacaGATCCCTAAGACGATTAAGTGTGTTTCCTTGATTTAATTACAAGTTGTTACCAACTGTTGGTAACTTCTCTTGAAGCAGCTACTTAACTGGGCTAAGATTGTACAAAGTACGTGCAATTAATTAGTAGTAAAcgctaattaatatataatagccTAATCCTGCTttagttttttatctttattagacAGGAGCGTTATAATGTTGTACTGTAgtcgtatataattattatataaataaagaaataataaaatattttagtaatcacGATCATCTTAGATGCTAGATTAATGgccgttaataaaaaaaaaagatttctttGTTTTTCATACAACAACAACCTacccaaaaaaataataagtgcaAAGACACATGTATTTTTACTGTACTGggctttttagtattttttttcttatctagttaaattacgaaaacatacgtacctttttaaataattagaatagataaaagcaatataaaaaaatatatcttttaatcttaattaaaataactaataaattatgatttattttatttgaatataatacaacctgaaaatatatcaaaggTCGTAGTGGTTAATCGTATTACCATACATAATTTAATccatcaaataacaataatttaaaccaTAGTAAAGACGTAGTGTTCTGTACACAAAATCttcttgtttaatttaacaaaatcgcGGTCGACACACAGCCGATAAATTGTTTGACTACGAATAAAAGCCAGCTTCGAGAAACGGCTAggagtttatattataaaaactgtcTATGAATAATTGTGTACATTTcaataattagataaaatattttgaatcgtTTATTCTCTGTGGAACATAACGAACACGAAGTGCTATTTACTATGATCTGACGTCATTCGTTATATTACATTTCCTTCGTACAAGTTGCGGTAAATGGTACAAAGACACGAGGCCCCGGAGCGACACTCAACTTTTTCATGCCTTTATTGATATATGGAGTCAGTGTTGTCGAGTGTTGACCCGCGCTGCCGTCACTTCTCAATGCCCTGAGGCTCGCTAAAAATATCACCCGACAATATCACAGCGTCTGTTAGGAGTAGCGACTTGACATTCAAAGGTGATGCTGACTGACATAAAAACGGACGCATATTTGTTGTATacaagtaaaagtaaaagtgCAGGTCCCATTTTcctttcgaaaatattttcaagtgtttattctaccacgctactCCTAGGCGAGTTAGTAAATACCGGGGtcgcagattttcatccgacacgtgCAGGTCACGATGTTTTCTCTCAATTCTCAGTTTCGATGacaagaattaaaaacacaaattaacacaGGACAATGGCTCGAGTTTGAAACCCAATCGTCGGTTAAGTTTCACGTGTCCTAACTATTGGGCTATCTCGCCACTTCAtactcttattttttattaaaaatctattatataccAAACATATCATATTGGCTAAATTGTCG
This genomic window from Vanessa tameamea isolate UH-Manoa-2023 chromosome 5, ilVanTame1 primary haplotype, whole genome shotgun sequence contains:
- the LOC113392789 gene encoding CD82 antigen-like, giving the protein MTLPPPARPAHYPAAHRAMRYYRIWIYACNGALLLGALAFCAAAGRALADYRRALVPGLGAAQPGFLYGYAALPAQAGLLQLLGCLAALRLSERMLNAYWLALLALLVGDAAIGVYWAFRFERVCRELRPQLRIRLAKDYDLDGDFAEAWDRLQREQRCCGVTGPADFTAFNRTTLPPSCCRIPAHTPAVTPATLAATSATSPVPFTPVHCVPHTAACAERLLSWLRRTADALFVLGYCVIAFLKLCFLGILRYEIKEMIQKIRILRSEGAGELLEGSPMHGGPLSQTVVVNAVNANGGVRTHGGSPERAGEREALLGRASEPCSRRSLHDEPLGPKTVNGNNNCEMRELARGEYRPLAADSAATRI